GGTCCTGGTGGCGGCGGCATCTACATCGACCTGAGCCTGAAGGAAGCCTACAAAGAAATCCGCAAGGAAAAAGTTGCGCTCAAGCACGTGCTGCTGTTCTCCGACGGCGGAGACGCAGAAGAAAAAAGCGACGCCTTCACCCTGGTGAGCGGAGCGAAGGCCGCAGGCATCACGACCAGCGTGGTCGCTCTGGGGCGCGGTGGGGACGTGACGGCTCTCGAGCACATGAGCAAGCTTGGCGACGGCCGCTTCTATCTGATTGAAGACGCAGCGCGCCTGCCGGCGGTATTCGCTCAGGAGACGATTCTAGCGGCGCGCTCGGCAATCAACGAGACGACCTTCACCCCCGGGCTCCGCCTGATGGCGCCGCCGACGCGTGGTGTCGACTTCAAGAGCATGCCGAGTCTCGACGGCTATGTCGTCACCATCCCCAAAGGGCGCGCTCAGGTGCTGCTAGACGGGCCGGAGGGTGATCCAGTCATGGCCACCTGGTCGGTCGGCGTTGGACGCAGCGCCGTGTTCACCAGCGACTACAAGGATCGCTGGGGCTCATCCTGGACGAACTGGGACGGCGCTCAGAAGCTCTTCGCTCAGCTCGCTCGCGACATCACACGCGCCGGTGACGATCCCCGAGTGCGGCTCGAAGCAGACGCCGGAGGCGGCGAGTTGCACCTGCGGGCCACGGTGGTCGACGACGATGGACGCACCGAGAGCTTTCGCCGGCTGAAGGTGCGCGTCGCCGGTCCCGAGGGCTTCGGCAAAGAAGTCGCGCTCGAGGCGACCGGAGCGGGTGCCTACGCCGCGAGCGTGCCACTCGACACACCGGGCGCTTACATCGCGACCGCCGTGGATGAGCTGAGCGGTGATCCGGTGGGGACCACGGGTGCCGTACTCACCCACGGAGAAGAGCTCCGACCCACGGGAAGCGATCGCGCCCTGCTTTCTCGCATTGCGGACATGAGCGGCGGCAAGACCCGCGACACCTTGGCGGGGATCTTCAATGACCGGGTCTCCAGACGTTTCGCCTATCGTTCGATCGACAACATCTTGATCCTGATCGCGGCGTTGACGCTACTGACGGGTGTGGGGGCGCGTCGTGTGGCCCTGCCAGAGTGGCTGGCGGGTCTGCCAGCGCGCCTAAGGCGCCGTCGCCGGGAGCGCGAGCAGGCAAGCCGCACGGAAACAACAGAAGACGGCAAGCCAACCCTTGGCGCGCTGCTCAGTCGCAAGGCCCAGAGCGAAGGGCGCACCCGCTCTCGGGAGGACGCGGCAGCAGCGCCAGCCTCCCCGGCGGCTGTACGGCCCAGCGCAACAACGCGCCCCGCGGCAGCGCGACCACCACCGGCTGCCCGTCCACCACCGGTGGCGGGTCGTCCAACGACGCAGGCCGCTTCGGGAGCGAAGGACGACCCGCCAGCGAGCGTTCCGAGCTTCTCTCGGCCTTCCAGCGGGTCACAGGCGTCGAGCACCTCGAAAGCAGGGTCAGCACCTGCGCGCCCACTCACCGCAGCAGAAATCCTGCTTCAGCGACGCAAAGGCAGGCGCTGATACGGCTCTTGAAGGGCTCGGCCACAACGCGCAAGGTCTGGTATACGGTTCACGCGTGCAGGTCTCGGCCACACATCGCGCGGTTCTCTTGGCGTCGCTGCTGTTTTCGGCGGTGCTCACGCCGAGCTGCGCCTCCGGACCAAAGCCCTGCGTCAGTCCAGGGAGCTGCGGCACGGGTTACGAGTGCCTCGCCAACACCTGTGTGCGCCAAGGGGGCGAGCCCGTTGCACCCCGCACGGAGCGCGTCGCCCTCGAGCCGACGCGCTGGCAAGTGCTGAGCCCCGACACCACACACACCACCTCGCCTGCGGCGGTCCACTTTGGCGGTCCCGCGCAAGACGTGCTGCTGCTCGACTTCGAGCTTCCGGCACTGGACGCATCGCGGGTGACCCGTGCGTTCCTGGTCGTATCCCCGCTTCCCGATGCAGCCCAGGGTTCGACAGACGCGAGTGTTTCCGCGTGGCGCATAGTCGAGGACTGGAGCGACACCGTGAACTACGTGCATCAGCCACGCGCAGATCGACCGTCAGCTGAGGGCATCGCGCGCTCGCCGTTGCCCCTTCGGATCGATGTCACCGACTTGGTGCGGCGCTGGCTCGAAAACAGCGGCACCACCCACGGGATCGCGCTGAAGAGCAGCTCGGGCGCGGGCCAGCCTCAGGTGTATGCCACCGGCCTCGGGCCTGGCAAGGCCCCGCTCTTGGAGGTCTACTTCGAAAGCCCCGACCGCGCGGAGAAACACGACTCAGGGGGCGGCTCGTGAGCGACGCCTTGCTCAGCGTGAAGCACCTCCGCACCTCGTTCCCTACGGAAACTGGCAAGGTGTTTGCGGTGGACGATGTCTCCTTCGAAGTGGGGGAGGCCGAGACGCTTGCCATCGTTGGCGAGAGCGGCTGCGGAAAGAGCATGACCGCCTTCAGCGTGCTGCGACTGGTTCCCCACCCTGGTCAAGTCGAGAGCGGCGAGCTGATGTTCCAGGGGCAGGACCTTGCTCGGCTCAGCGAGAAGGACATGCGCAGCGTGCGCGGCGCACGCATCTCCATGATCTTTCAGGAGCCGATGACGTCGCTGAACCCGGTCTACAGCGTCGGTTCACAGATTGGCGAAGTGCTGCGACTGCATCGCAAGCTCTCACGTAAGCAAGCCAAGGCACGGGCCATCGAGCTGCTCAAGTTGGTCGGCATCCCCTCCCCCGAGTCTCGCGTCGACTCGTACCCGCATCAGCTTTCGGGAGGCATGCGTCAGCGCGTGATGATCGCGATGGCGCTGGCGTGCGAGCCGGCGTTGCTCTTGGCAGACGAACCGACGACAGCCCTGGACGTGACGATTCAGGCCCAGATCTTGGACCTGCTGCGGCGCTTGCAGGGTGAGCTTGGGATGAGCATCGTGTTCATCACTCACGACCTGGGAGTCGTCGCAGAGTTCGCGAATCGCGTCGTCGTGATGTACGCGGGACGCGTCGTGGAGCGCGCCACGGTGAGCGAACTGTTTCGCGCTCCGCAGCACCCATACACCCGCGGGTTGCTGGCCAGTGTGCCTCCGATGGGGGGAGAACGGCCGCCCCGGTTGAACACCATCGAAGGCGTGGTCCCTAGCTTGACGGATCTGCCAAAGGGTTGTCGCTTTGCAGCCCGTTGCGCTCTAAAGAAGGCCGGTGGCGCTGAGTTCGCCCGCTGCGACGAGGAAGAACCTGAACTCGTGGATGTTTCCTCGGGGCACAGCAGCCGCTGCTTCTTCAATCCCGGTTTGGCAGAGGCACGCAAGCCATGAGTGACGACCGCGAGTCACCGGACCCCAGCGCGCCGCTCCACTCCGCGCCGGAAAATGAGCTACCGGAGCCCTCGAGCGTTTCACACGAGCCACCGCTCGAAGCTGACCAGCAAGAGCCCAGTGAGGAGCGCAGGACCGGCGAGGAGCGCAGGGAACCCGGCGGCAAGCGTAAGCCGCTGCTCCAAGCCGATCGCATCTCGAAGTACTTTCCGGTGAAGACCGGCCTCTTCGGTCGCACTCGCTTGTTGCGCGCAGTCGATCAAGTCTCGCTCTTCGTGCGCCACGGCGAGACTCTTGGTCTGGTTGGAGAGAGCGGTTGCGGCAAGAGCACCCTGGGGCGGTGTTTGCTGAAGTTGGTCGAGCCCACCAGCGGCCGCTTGAAGTTCGACGATCAAGACATCACTCACCTGAGCAACCGCCAGATGCGACCGCTGCGGCGACGCATGCAGATCGTCTTTCAGGACCCTTTCTCGTCTCTCAATCCCCGCATGACAGTGCGGGAGATCGTCGCGGAAGCACTGCAGATCCACCAGCTCGCGACCGATCGTCAAGACGAGCTCCGCCAAGTCAGCGAGTTGCTCGATAAGGTTGGGCTCAGGCGGGACGCGCTGGAGCGCTACCCCCATGAGTTCAGCGGGGGTCAACGTCAGCGTATCGGCATCGCACGCGCACTTGCGGTGCGGCCGGACTTCATCGTGTGCGACGAGCCCATCAGCGCGCTCGACGTTTCGATTCAGGCGCAGATCGTCAACCTGCTCCTGGATCTTCAGCAAGAGCTCAAGCTGAGCTACCTGTTCATCTCTCACGATCTGAAGATCGTCGAGTACGTGAGTCACCGCGTCGCGGTGATGTACCTGGGACGGGTGGTGGAGCTCGCGCCTGCCGCTTCGCTCTACGCGCGGAGACACCATCCCTATACGCGGGCGCTGCTCAGCGCCGTCCCCGTCGCAGATCCCGAGCGCAAGCGGCTGAGAATTCTCGTCGAAGGGGACGTACCAAGCCCCCTCGATCCGCCGCCGGGCTGCAGTTTCCACCCGCGCTGTCCACGGGCAGAGAAAGGGAAGTGCGACGTCGACGTGCCTCCCTTGGTTGAGCTCGAAGGCGGCTCCCGGCACCGGGTCGCCTGCTGGCACCCCCACGAGTGATGCCTCGCTCCTGAGCCGGACGGGGCTGGTTCCATCAGGAACCAGCCGTTTCCGCGAGGTTAGTTGTCCTGGACGCAGTACGTGCCGGAGCCGTTGCTGACCTCCGCGCAGTCCCAAAAGCTCGGGCAGTCGGAGAAGCTGTCGCACGGCTTCGTGCAGTAGCCAACAACCGACCCTGCGCTGTCGAACAAGCAGAGGCGCGTGGAGCAGTCGTTGTCTTCCCGGCAGGAGTCCCCTACGTCGCCGCCGCCCTGACCGCTGCCGCCCTGACCGCTGCCGCCCTGACCGCTGCCGCCCTGACCGCTGCCTCCCTGACCGCTGCCGCCCTGGCCGCCGCCCCAGCCGTCTTCATCAGCGCAAGCATCCGTGCAGGTCACTGCTTCCGAGGCACAGCAGCCGTTGTCACAGTAGGTGGAGTTGATCACCGCGCCGCTGTTACAGAAGCAAGCGATGTTGGGACACCCATCGTCACACAGCACCTGGCACGTGTTTCCAGTGCCGCCCTGACCGCTGCCGCCCTGACCGCTGCCGCCCTGACCGCTGCCGCCCTGACCGCTGCCGCCCTGACCGCTGCCGCCCTGACCGCTGCCGCCGTTCCCGCCGGAGTTCCCACCCCCGCCCGAGTCGGAGCCGCAAGCGGTCAACGCCGCGGATAGACCAATAACTAGACAGCCCGAGGCCAAGAGCTTGATGGCCGAGAAATGATTCATCTTAAGTATCCCTGAGTGCTTGTTG
This Polyangiaceae bacterium DNA region includes the following protein-coding sequences:
- a CDS encoding VWA domain-containing protein, which encodes MLYVGLVWAGLLPERYVRFERPGLSVVAALAVSFIAVRLLSLSGRQHAVRRGLTELLIGVSALTACLAAMGVEFGKPLDRLAVLVVVDKSRSIDLVPDAATRIRAELQVAEVGMRPDDRIGVLAFASTAAIEDPLRPKTRLPAPQEVQLGRDGTDIGAAIRRALAEVPADAAARIVVLSDGVATRGDAMDAAAAAVAAEIPVDVVPLEQRVVPDVRVVAVRTASRASEGEPLSLRVVTQATQDSELKLDIYKDGKLVRSGSVSVKQGEDVLQLREEAPGPGLHRFDVKVSAKDPKHDEAAEDNSGSAFVRVRGPAAALILEGDPGKAEPLARALRNAAFRVDIVGTTSTPADISGLAAYDVVVLSDIPAHDLSQLQLDALGSYVRDLGGGLLLMGGDRSLGPGGYGKTPVEEVSPVSFDLKQERKRATLAEVIIIDYSGSMAMSVGSHTKLQLANEAAARSAELLGGGDRLGVMHVDTAVSWTVPIGPVIDKKAITKKIRDVGPGGGGIYIDLSLKEAYKEIRKEKVALKHVLLFSDGGDAEEKSDAFTLVSGAKAAGITTSVVALGRGGDVTALEHMSKLGDGRFYLIEDAARLPAVFAQETILAARSAINETTFTPGLRLMAPPTRGVDFKSMPSLDGYVVTIPKGRAQVLLDGPEGDPVMATWSVGVGRSAVFTSDYKDRWGSSWTNWDGAQKLFAQLARDITRAGDDPRVRLEADAGGGELHLRATVVDDDGRTESFRRLKVRVAGPEGFGKEVALEATGAGAYAASVPLDTPGAYIATAVDELSGDPVGTTGAVLTHGEELRPTGSDRALLSRIADMSGGKTRDTLAGIFNDRVSRRFAYRSIDNILILIAALTLLTGVGARRVALPEWLAGLPARLRRRRREREQASRTETTEDGKPTLGALLSRKAQSEGRTRSREDAAAAPASPAAVRPSATTRPAAARPPPAARPPPVAGRPTTQAASGAKDDPPASVPSFSRPSSGSQASSTSKAGSAPARPLTAAEILLQRRKGRR
- a CDS encoding DNRLRE domain-containing protein — translated: MQVSATHRAVLLASLLFSAVLTPSCASGPKPCVSPGSCGTGYECLANTCVRQGGEPVAPRTERVALEPTRWQVLSPDTTHTTSPAAVHFGGPAQDVLLLDFELPALDASRVTRAFLVVSPLPDAAQGSTDASVSAWRIVEDWSDTVNYVHQPRADRPSAEGIARSPLPLRIDVTDLVRRWLENSGTTHGIALKSSSGAGQPQVYATGLGPGKAPLLEVYFESPDRAEKHDSGGGS
- a CDS encoding ABC transporter ATP-binding protein, which produces MSDALLSVKHLRTSFPTETGKVFAVDDVSFEVGEAETLAIVGESGCGKSMTAFSVLRLVPHPGQVESGELMFQGQDLARLSEKDMRSVRGARISMIFQEPMTSLNPVYSVGSQIGEVLRLHRKLSRKQAKARAIELLKLVGIPSPESRVDSYPHQLSGGMRQRVMIAMALACEPALLLADEPTTALDVTIQAQILDLLRRLQGELGMSIVFITHDLGVVAEFANRVVVMYAGRVVERATVSELFRAPQHPYTRGLLASVPPMGGERPPRLNTIEGVVPSLTDLPKGCRFAARCALKKAGGAEFARCDEEEPELVDVSSGHSSRCFFNPGLAEARKP
- a CDS encoding dipeptide ABC transporter ATP-binding protein, with product MSDDRESPDPSAPLHSAPENELPEPSSVSHEPPLEADQQEPSEERRTGEERREPGGKRKPLLQADRISKYFPVKTGLFGRTRLLRAVDQVSLFVRHGETLGLVGESGCGKSTLGRCLLKLVEPTSGRLKFDDQDITHLSNRQMRPLRRRMQIVFQDPFSSLNPRMTVREIVAEALQIHQLATDRQDELRQVSELLDKVGLRRDALERYPHEFSGGQRQRIGIARALAVRPDFIVCDEPISALDVSIQAQIVNLLLDLQQELKLSYLFISHDLKIVEYVSHRVAVMYLGRVVELAPAASLYARRHHPYTRALLSAVPVADPERKRLRILVEGDVPSPLDPPPGCSFHPRCPRAEKGKCDVDVPPLVELEGGSRHRVACWHPHE